GGGAAGTTCCCGCAGAATCGCAACTTATTTTATCTTGTAAACCCTCTTTTTCTATTAAATAATTCATAATATTTTCCGCTGAGGGCGATCGGCAAATATTACCTAAACATACAAATAATAACTTAACCATCACAACAATTTAATTTAATTAAACAAAATTAAGGGCTGAAAATGTTCCAGCCCCTCAAATAGCCCTTACCTACATTCCAGGTAATCCAAAACTACCAGTTAACTCTTCCATTCTCTCGCGCATAGTCTCGGTAGATTTTTGATAAGCATCTTTAAGAGCGGCGGTAACACTAGCAGATAAAGCCTCAGAACCTTTACCCAAAGCCTCGTCCTTAATTTCTACCTTCAAAGGCTCTTGATTTCCACTCATGGTAACAACTACTAAGCCATCTTCGCTTTGCCCTTGAATTTCCATGGTTTCTAATTCTTGTTGGAGTTGTTTTGCTCCTTCTTGCACCTGTTGAGCTTTTTTGAAAGCCTCCGCAAGTTCTTTCATTTTACCTAAGCCTAGTCCAAATCCTTTTCCTTGTGCCATATTTATATACTCTTTTTACATTAACAATAGAATAACAAACAAATTTTAACACTACCTTGAGCCAATCTCTGGTTATAAAGTAATGATTGTTTTAAGTTTGCCCATTTTCAGAACATTTTTAAACTTAAGTCAGGGATAAGGTTTCCTGGTTAGTAAAGTGAATAGACAATAATTTCAATACCTCAAACCTAAACATCTAAGCAAAAAATAAACGACAAATATAAACTGCGCTAAAAATTCCCACCACATCAGCAATTAATCCCGCTAAAAGGGCATGGCGTACTTTTTTGATACCCACGGAGCCAAAATACACCGCTAATATATAAAAGGTTGTTTCTGTTGAGCCATACATGGTGGCGGCGATTTTACTAATGAGAGAATCTGGGCCATAGATTTCTACTAAGTCACTCAGCAAACCAAATGAGCCTCCCCCAGACAGAGGACGCATGATAGCAAGGAGGAGGTTTTCAGGGGGAAAACCCAGCACTGACAACACGGGAGATAGAATATTAAGCATGATGTCTAATGCTCCACTGGCTCGAAACATCCCAATGGCAACGAGAATGGCGACTAGATAAGGAATAATTTGGATGGCGATGGTGAAGCCATCTTTGGCGCCTTCGGTGAAGACTTCATAAACTTTGACTTTTTTGAATACGAGGGCATAGAAGGGAATACCCATTAATAGCAGGGGAATTATATATTTGGCGGTGGTGTTAAAAATATCGGCAATGGATTCAATCATTATTTTTGTGTTATGAAATATTTTTGTGTTGTGAAATTGGCTTTAATTTGGGTTATTGTCAACAATAGGCTTAAGCCCATTGCCCATTATGTAGTTTTCAAAGTATTGAGAAATCTTATCTTTAATTCAGATTAATTATTTATTGAGATTTGATTCTTCTGTTTCTTGTTCGGGTATGGCAAATTTGGGGAGTTTTGAGAGGAGTTTGACGGCGGTGACTCCTGCAATGGTAGAACAGGATGTGGCGAGGATGGTGGGAATGAATAGGCTACTGGATTCTACTCCCATGAGGGCTACCACCGTGGCGGGGAGAATTAGTTGCACACTGGAGGTATTGATGGTTAAAAAAGTACACATGGCGTTGGTAGCGGTTTCGGGATGGGGATTAAGTTTTTCTAATTCCTGCATGGCTTTTAGACCCAAGGGGGTGGCCGCGTTACCCAAGCCCAACATATTGGCGGACATATTCAATACCATGGCACTCATGGCGGGATGTTCGGGGGGGACTTCTGGAAATAGCCAAACTGTGATAGGACGAACGATACGGGCGATCGCACTTACTAACCCTGCTGTCTCAGCAATTTTCATAATTCCTAACCACAAAGCCATAATACCGATTAAACCAATGGCTAGGGTAACAGCGGTTTCAGCGCTACTAATGGCGGCCTCCGTCACCGCATCAATATTGCCATTGATTGCACCAACAATAACCGAAATCGCAATCAATCCAAACCAGACATAATTAAGCATAATAATTTATTTGAGCAGAAAAATTAACATTCATTTTGACACAGCATCACAAAGAAATATTAATTTTGACAACAAAAAATGTAAAGTAATATCAAGATTTATTACTACACTTCCCCCAAAATTAAAGTCTGATCATAATCTATAGACTATTGTAATTTTTAGTAAATGAGGTCATCAGTATATGCCATATACCACCGAAGACGGCGGCAGAATTAATAATTTTGCCCATGAACCCAAAGTTTACCAAGCTCAAGCTCCCACAGAAAACGAAAAAAGAAATAATCTTATTTTAGTTGCTGTTTCGACTATTCTTGTATTAGGGGGCATTGCGATCGCCTTTTATGCCTCCACTAACGCTCCTGTTGCATAACTTGAGTTTGGGATAAAATTTTCTGGTTAAGACAGGGAATGGGCAATAGTTTTCATGTTTTTATTGATCGCTCAGAAATGCTCAACCTGAAACCTAACCATTGACTGAGCTTGTAATCAAGTAAATGTCTCCGTAGCTCTCGAAAAGACATAAACTACAACGATAAACGATAAGATGAAATAAGACAGTAATAATTCTTTACCATCATTAATAAAAATATGTTTTTATTTGGACTCGGAGACAAAAAACTTACCCTACCTAAACCAGAAGAAGCCCTCAAAGGTAGAGACAAAAAAATGCCCCTACCTTCTAAACACTTTGTCAACGGCAATCCCTTCAAAAGCGAATATCCAGCCCATATGGAAAAAGCCCTATTTGGTATGGGTTGTTTTTGGGGCGCTGAAAGAAAATTTTGGCAACTAGAAACAGGAATCTATCTCACCGCCGTAGGCTACGCTGCAGGTTATACCCCCAACCCCACCTATGAGGAAGTATGTAGCGGTTTAACAGGTCATAACGAAGTCGTATTAGTAGTATATGATCCTCAGATTATCAGTTATGAAACCCTCTTAAAAGTATTTTGGGAAAACCATAACCCCACCCAAGGAATGCGTCAAGGTAACGACAGAGGCACTCAATACCGCTCAGGGATTTACACCTACTCCGCCCAACAAAAAGAATTAGCCCAAAAATCCAAACAAATCTATCAACAACAATTAAACCAAGCAGGATACGAAGAAATTACCACCGAAATCCTTGACGCATCCGAATTTTACTTCGCTGAAGGTTACCATCAACAATACCTCGCCAAAAATCCTAACGGTTATTGTGGTTTAGGAGGTACTAAAGTATCTTTTCCCGAAACTTCCTTCGTCAAAAACTAAAAGTATCAACAATTGTGAACCTTTCTTTGGAAAGAGATCTTTTTTAAGTTAACCTGATAATAAACCGTTTTTTTTCTTTAAATTAAATTCGAGGTCGTATGTCTGATCTAAATCGTGGCATCATGAAATTTGAAGGTGCTGATAAACCAATTATTGTCGGGGTTTCCGCTTTTATCATACTCGGCAGTATTACCGCATTAATTATCTGGGCTCTCAATTCTGCCTATGCTGTTATGTAATCTATGATAGCCTTGACTAAGGGGGGTTAAATCCCCTCTTTTAACTAAAAAATTGAAATCAAACCATCGGGATTAACAAATAACCAAAGTGATTGTTTTTAAACCTAGAGAAATAGTTTGTTTAGATAATCAAAATAAATCTTTATATTGTGAAATAATTGACGTTCTTACACAACAGAATAAATGTTGGGTGCGACCTCTTATGCTGGTAAATTTTGCGGAAAAAAATACCTATGAAAAAGCCATAAAAAACATTGAAGATTTACGTTTTACCTCAGATTTGTTATGGAATACCCAATCTTTTCGTCCGGTTTTTGATACTGAATATATTAATTTTTCTTGCCAATTGCCTGAATTTGAATTTGACGATAAAAAACTCTTAAATGCCAAAAAAATTCTCAGACACTTCATTCAAGATTTATGGTCATTTAATGATAAATAAATCCAGAAAATAAATCTATAAAAAAAGATAACCTTTTATTATCGCCCATAGATTAGCTTCATGGGGTAACTTGTTTATATAATGTAACGCTATGATATAATCAACTAGAACATTTCAAAACCTTGAAAAATAGATATAGACAGAAAGTAATCGTCAAGCCTAGGCTAAAAACCAAAGTCTATAATCATTCAATATCAAGACTATGAATAAAGTTGCCACTAGCTAGAGTGCAACAATTTTTTTACTCAACCACCTAAAAAAATAAAACAAAATTTAGGTAAGAAAACATAAGCTGTATATTTATAGATAAATTATGAAAAAGGACCTCGCTCGATATAGAAATATTGGGATTTTTGCCCACGTTGACGCTGGAAAAACCACTACTACAGAAAGAATCCTAAAATTAACTGGTAAAATTCATAAACTTGGCGAAGTACATGATGGAGCCGCTACCACCGACTTTATGGAACAGGAGCAGGAGCGAGGAATCACCATTCAATCCGCCGCTACAAGTTGTTTCTGGAAAGATTATCAATTCAATATCATTGATACTCCAGGCCACGTGGACTTTACCATCGAGGTATATCGTTCTTTAAAAGTTCTTGATGGTGGTATTGGGGTATTCTGTGGTTCTGGTGGGGTTGAACCTCAGTCGGAAACCAACTGGCGTTATGCTAATGATTCTAAGGTTTCTCGTATCATCTATGTTAATAAATTAGACCGTACTGGGGCTGATTTTTATAGTGTTGTGAAGCAAGTAAAAGAAATTCTGGCGGCGACTCCCTTGGTGATGGTATTACCCATCGGTGTTGAAACCGAATTTAAAGGGGTTGTGGATTTATTAACCCGTAAGGCATGGATTTGGGATGATTCTGGAGATCCCATGAACTACACCATCGAAGATGTTCCTGCGGACATGGAAGAAGACGTAGAAATGTACCGTGAACAGTTGATTGAAACTGCGGTGGAACAGGATGAGGAATTGATGGAAAAATATCTTGAAGGTGAAGAAATTGCCATCGAGGATATTAAACGTTGTATCCGTAAAGGTACCCGTGATCTAGCTTTCTTCCCCACCTATTGCGGTTCTTCTTTCAAAAATAAAGGGGTACAATTAGTTTTGGATGCGGTGGTTGATTATTTACCTGCTCCTAATGAAGTTAATCCTCAGCCTATTGTAGATTTGGAAGGTAACGAAACTGGTGAATTTGCCAAAGTTGATGCAGAAGAGCCTTTCAGAGCTTTAGCTTTCAAGATTATGGACGATCGCTACGGCGCCCTTACCTTTACTCGTATTTATTCTGGTGTCCTCGAAAAAGGTATGACTGTATTAAATACAGCCACTGGTAAGAGTGAGCGTGTGGGTAGAATTGTGGAAATGCACGCTAATGATCGTATTGAAATTGATCAAGCCCAAGCAGGAGACATCGTGGCTATTGTAGGGATGAAAAACATCCAAACTGGTCACACTATCTGTGATCCTAACAATCCTGCTACCCTTGAACCCATGGTATTCCCTGAGCCTGTAATCTCTATTGCCATCAAACCTACCCAAAAAGGTGGTAATGAAAAAATGGGTATGGCTCTTAGTAAAATGGTTCAAGAAGATCCTTCTTTCTATGTGGAAACTGACCAAGAAAGCGGTGAAACCATTATTAAAGGGATGGGTGAATTACACCTTGATATTAAGGTGGACATCCTCAAACGTACCCACGGGGTAGAAGTAGAAGTTGGTAAACCTCAAGTGGCTTACCGTGAGTCTATCACCAAGGTAATTAATGATAGCTATACCCATAAGAAACAGTCTGGGGGTTCTGGACAATTTGGACGTATTGACTACACCATTGAACCTGGTGAACCTGGTACTGGATTCCAGTTTGAATCTAAGGTAACTGGTGGTAATGTTCCCCGTGAATTCTGGCCTGCGGTTAATAAAGGTTTTGAAAGCAGTATCGAAAAAGGTGTATTAGCTGGTTATCCTTGTGTGGATCTCAAGGTTACTTTAACTGATGGTGCTTTCCACCCTGTGGATTCTAGTGCGATCGCCTTTGAAATCGCAGCTAAAGCGGGTTATCGTCAATCTATTCCTAAAGCCGGTCCTCAAATCCTTGAGCCTATTATGAATGTGGATGTATTTACCCCTGAAGATCACATCGGAGACGTAATTGGTGATATTAACCGTCGTCGTGGCATGATTAAATCTCAAAATACTACTCCCATGGGCGTAAGAATTAAGGCTGAAGCTCCTTTAAGTGAGATGTTTGGTTATATTGGTGATTTACGTACCATGACTTCTGGACGTGGTCAATTCTCCATGGAATTCTCCCATTATGCTCCTTGTCCCAAGAATATCGCTGATGAGGTAATCAAGGAAGCTAAAGAGCGTGAATTGGCTTTGGCTAAATAATCACAATTATTCATAACTGAATAGTTTTTATAAGGTGGGCAATGCCCATCTTTTTTATGGTTATTTTCCGTTGAAATTTACCTTTTTTTTGTGAACTTCAGCGTTTATTATGTTAGGTTGTGGGCAGTTGTGAGGAGTTAACTGATAATGAAGGCTTGGCTTGTTTTGTTTGCGTTATTGTTTGTTCTGGCTCAGTTTGGCTTATGGGTAAAGACTTTTATTGCTCCTTTGCCATGGTATATTTTTGGAGGAATTTTATTGGCGATCGCCTCTAACTATGAAAAAGCTATTACCAATATGATCAATAGTCAAATGGATAAGGTATTTAAAGGAAATAATCATGAGTAAACAAGGGCTACAAGAAGTAGAAATTTATACCGATGGTTCTTGTCTGCGCAATCCGGGGGCTGGGGGTTACGGAGTAGTATTATTATATGGGCAACACCGTAAGGAGTTGTCAGGGGGATTTAGTTTAACCACTAATAACCGTATGGAAATTTTTGCGGTCATCGCTGGGTTAAGCTCCCTCAAGAAAAAATGTCAAGTCAAATTATATACTGATTCTCAATACGTGGTTAATGCCATTAGTAAAGGATGGGCGCAGAAGTGGGAAAAAAATGGTTGGAAGCGCAATGCCAAAGAAAAAGCAAAAAATCCTGATTTGTGGGCAGATTTATTGGCTCTGTGTCGTCAACATGACGTAGAATTTATCTGGGTTAAAGGTCATGCTGGTAATAAAGAAAATGAAAGGTGCGATCGCCTTGCTTTTGAGGCCGCCCATGGCTCTAATTTACCCCCCGACGAAAATTATCAATCTGAATAATTGCCTTAGATCATAGTATAATATTAGTACATTATGAGAGTGTAGGCAAAAGTATGAGTCTAAACATTGTTAATTTAGTAGGTCGTACGGGTACAGATCCTGAAGTTCGTTATTTTGACTCTGGAAGTGTTAAATGTCGTCTCACCCTAGCGGTGAATCGTCGTAGTAAAAGGGATGAAGGCCCCGATTGGTTTGAGTTAGAAATTTGGGGAAAAACTGCGGAAATTGCAGGAAATTACACTAAAAAAGG
The genomic region above belongs to Cyanobacterium stanieri LEGE 03274 and contains:
- a CDS encoding YbaB/EbfC family nucleoid-associated protein, which codes for MAQGKGFGLGLGKMKELAEAFKKAQQVQEGAKQLQQELETMEIQGQSEDGLVVVTMSGNQEPLKVEIKDEALGKGSEALSASVTAALKDAYQKSTETMRERMEELTGSFGLPGM
- a CDS encoding spore maturation protein, giving the protein MIESIADIFNTTAKYIIPLLLMGIPFYALVFKKVKVYEVFTEGAKDGFTIAIQIIPYLVAILVAIGMFRASGALDIMLNILSPVLSVLGFPPENLLLAIMRPLSGGGSFGLLSDLVEIYGPDSLISKIAATMYGSTETTFYILAVYFGSVGIKKVRHALLAGLIADVVGIFSAVYICRLFFA
- a CDS encoding nucleoside recognition domain-containing protein, which produces MLNYVWFGLIAISVIVGAINGNIDAVTEAAISSAETAVTLAIGLIGIMALWLGIMKIAETAGLVSAIARIVRPITVWLFPEVPPEHPAMSAMVLNMSANMLGLGNAATPLGLKAMQELEKLNPHPETATNAMCTFLTINTSSVQLILPATVVALMGVESSSLFIPTILATSCSTIAGVTAVKLLSKLPKFAIPEQETEESNLNK
- the psb34 gene encoding photosystem II assembly protein Psb34, which gives rise to MPYTTEDGGRINNFAHEPKVYQAQAPTENEKRNNLILVAVSTILVLGGIAIAFYASTNAPVA
- the msrA gene encoding peptide-methionine (S)-S-oxide reductase MsrA, with protein sequence MFLFGLGDKKLTLPKPEEALKGRDKKMPLPSKHFVNGNPFKSEYPAHMEKALFGMGCFWGAERKFWQLETGIYLTAVGYAAGYTPNPTYEEVCSGLTGHNEVVLVVYDPQIISYETLLKVFWENHNPTQGMRQGNDRGTQYRSGIYTYSAQQKELAQKSKQIYQQQLNQAGYEEITTEILDASEFYFAEGYHQQYLAKNPNGYCGLGGTKVSFPETSFVKN
- the fusA gene encoding elongation factor G; its protein translation is MKKDLARYRNIGIFAHVDAGKTTTTERILKLTGKIHKLGEVHDGAATTDFMEQEQERGITIQSAATSCFWKDYQFNIIDTPGHVDFTIEVYRSLKVLDGGIGVFCGSGGVEPQSETNWRYANDSKVSRIIYVNKLDRTGADFYSVVKQVKEILAATPLVMVLPIGVETEFKGVVDLLTRKAWIWDDSGDPMNYTIEDVPADMEEDVEMYREQLIETAVEQDEELMEKYLEGEEIAIEDIKRCIRKGTRDLAFFPTYCGSSFKNKGVQLVLDAVVDYLPAPNEVNPQPIVDLEGNETGEFAKVDAEEPFRALAFKIMDDRYGALTFTRIYSGVLEKGMTVLNTATGKSERVGRIVEMHANDRIEIDQAQAGDIVAIVGMKNIQTGHTICDPNNPATLEPMVFPEPVISIAIKPTQKGGNEKMGMALSKMVQEDPSFYVETDQESGETIIKGMGELHLDIKVDILKRTHGVEVEVGKPQVAYRESITKVINDSYTHKKQSGGSGQFGRIDYTIEPGEPGTGFQFESKVTGGNVPREFWPAVNKGFESSIEKGVLAGYPCVDLKVTLTDGAFHPVDSSAIAFEIAAKAGYRQSIPKAGPQILEPIMNVDVFTPEDHIGDVIGDINRRRGMIKSQNTTPMGVRIKAEAPLSEMFGYIGDLRTMTSGRGQFSMEFSHYAPCPKNIADEVIKEAKERELALAK
- the rnhA gene encoding ribonuclease HI is translated as MSKQGLQEVEIYTDGSCLRNPGAGGYGVVLLYGQHRKELSGGFSLTTNNRMEIFAVIAGLSSLKKKCQVKLYTDSQYVVNAISKGWAQKWEKNGWKRNAKEKAKNPDLWADLLALCRQHDVEFIWVKGHAGNKENERCDRLAFEAAHGSNLPPDENYQSE
- a CDS encoding single-stranded DNA-binding protein, with amino-acid sequence MSLNIVNLVGRTGTDPEVRYFDSGSVKCRLTLAVNRRSKRDEGPDWFELEIWGKTAEIAGNYTKKGSLIGIQGSLKIDTWSDRNTGANRSKPVIRVSNLDLLGSKRDNENYNSDNDEF